DNA sequence from the Vicia villosa cultivar HV-30 ecotype Madison, WI linkage group LG3, Vvil1.0, whole genome shotgun sequence genome:
GAAAACTGATGTCTATAGTTCCGTGGTGGCCATTATCTCTTTAGAATTGAAAGTTGAAAGTGTCCTTCAGCCAGATCCTATGAATAATTTTGCTTAGCTTTCTAACTTAAAGTAAATAATAGAATGGACACATGGAATCTAGTGGTTGTTTCTTAAGCTTAATAATATGTGAGTGTCTCCCAACAAAGCAATGCCCACATGACAGTGTGACACTGATGAGCAAATGGTTGTAAGCCAGGAGTTTTAATAATAATACTTGTTATGTTCCATGATAAAtgtcatatttaaaaaaatttcaaaataaatgttattttcaatgtaatattaatatattatgttCATCTCTTCTTTTTCATTGGAAAACCAAAAATGTTTGGTGAAATAGTGGAGTAGATTCTTGATGCGGCCGAGCAGGTCTTCGGTGGAGCGGCGCAGGATGAATTTGCTAGGTTAGTACTCTAACGCACAAGTCAGTAAAAGAATGAAGAGTAAATGTGAGTTATCGTTTAGAGAGTACCTCAAGTCTTACGTGAGATGCCTCATATATGAGGGACAATTATGGACGTCCCTTGCTTCTCAATGTGGAATGCAGGAGGCCATCCGATGATATCTAACAGTAGACACTAGTCCATAGCATGGATCTAATGAGACTTCAGAGCAGTGTTGCATTGTACCTTCATCGCCTTGGTGGAATTATCTAACGGTAGGCAGCAGTCCATGGCGTAGATCTAATGAGACTTTAGAGCAATGTTGCACTGTACCTTCAACGCCTTGGTGAAATTACTTTGAACTGATGACTAGACCTCCTCTTTTTGGGCTTGTGGCCGGCCCAACATATCTTCcaaattattttattcaattttatgaGACTTTTTTTTACATATTCTATTCATAACCAACTTGAGGCTTGAGAATTTCTCAACACTTAACAAGAAAATGCAACAGTTATAGTTGGAAGAAAAGTATAATTCATCATACATCACATTTTGTACCGAGAAATTGGTAATACATGGTTGAGTATGATTGCATTCCAAATGCAACTGTCCAAATTCTTTTTTACCAAACCAAACTAACAAAAAAAAGGACCACACACGCATATAGGATCAGTTAATAAGTTATCTTTTCCATCTTAAAAGCAACCCCATTTTACCCTCACATTTTACATGATGGTTGAGTCACCTCCACGTCAGGTGTACTAGAATGCATTAAACAACTCAAAAAGCTTTTCAAAACTGTTGACAACAATCAGTTACAGTTTAGACAGAATCAAATTACAGGTCCTGGTTTTGGCTTTCATATATGACTGAATAAGAAATTTACCAAACCAAACCCATCACACTAGTTAGCATACAATGGAGGAATAGTTCATAGATAGGTAAAAGCATTCTCACAAAGATGTCCACATCAAAGATCCCCCACATATACCTTTTTTGTTGGACAAAAATCAAAGATCCATACCTAAGTAGTAAGGTAATCCACAAAACTACATAGTTGTCCAGGTTGTCATAATAAAAATAACTACACTTTACACACATGCCATGCATGTGTGACTCAATGACACCTCACCACTTTGTCATGAAAAATCTACTCAAGTCGGTGGATAATGACACTATTATCATTTTCAAACCTCTCTTTAATTTCCTCTCTCTTCTCTTACATGACCTTTCTAGCATTTACATCCCTCTCTTTGTCTATAAATCTAGTAACCATGCTTCTATTGTTTCCCTCCTTTCTTCCTTCAACCTTAAAGTTTGAAAAGGATTCCAAAAGATATATTAAACTAAGAGTTTCTTAGTAACACAACATGTGTTGTGCAATAACAATTTAGCTTTATATGCTAATCAACCACACTCCTACAAACACTTTCCTTGTGACATAACTGCCTTCTCTATATACTTGTTTACTAGCTTTCTTCATCTTGTATGCTTAGGCCTCTTTTCTCCTCAAATAACTTAGAATACTAGTTTGATTCATATAGAAAATGGGCGAGGAAGTGAAACAGGTAAGCCTTAATTTTTGCTTGCATATTATTGAGGTAATACAGCAGACTataatttttcttctttgatttggGTAGGAACCACCCAAAGAAGAGTCGAAGCCAGAGGAAACTCCGgtagaagagaagaaagaagagcaACCGGAGGAGGAAAAAGAGCCTAAACCACCACCTCCATGTGTGTTGTTTGTAGACTTGCATTGTATGGGATGTGCAAAGAAAATTGAGAAATATATTATGAAAATGAGAGGTTCTTATTTTCATAATCCATCTTGTTGCTTTTGATTACTTAATTAATCCACATGTCATGCATGAGAGTCATTTTCATTTGTGTTTATGATCTAACAGGAGTTGAGGGAGTGGTGATTGATATGGCTAAAAATGAAGTATTGATAAAGGGAATAGTGGAGCCTCAAGCAATCTGCAATATTATAACAAAGAAAACAAAGAGAATGTCCAAAGTTATTTCTCCATTGCCTGAAGCAGAAGGAGAACCTATACCAGAAGTTGTTACTTCTCAGGTATCACTTCTGATTTCAAACATAAAAGATAAATTAGTTCTAATCTAGATAGTTAAAGAATAATTAATTAACTGGTTTTCTGTTCCAGGTTAGTGAACCGGTTACTGTGGAACTTAATATTAAAATGCACTGTGAGGCCTGTGCTGAGCAGCTCAAGGGAAAGATACTCAAAATGAGAGGTAACACTTATCTCCTTATTTTAGCACAATTTGTTAAGAGTCTCACGTCACACAGTATATGGCCTAGACAAATATGACATGAACGTGTATTTATAAGTGGGGCAATCTCCGCCCTATAAGGCGGTTTAGTAGGATGAGTTAGGCCAATCACATGGTATTAGAGTCTGGTATCTGCTATCAGACCATCCACCATTTGTTTTCACGCTCCAGATGTTTAGTTATGCATTTGATGTTAAGAATGTGTATTTGTTATTGTTAATCAATGTAGGAGTCCAAAAAGTAGAGACAGATCTTAGCACAGGGAAGGTTACCGTGACAGGAACCATGGATCCAAACAACTTAGTGGATTATGTCTATAGACGAACCAAAAAGCAAGCCAAAATAGTTCCACAGCCAGAACCAGAACCAGaaccagaaaagaaagaagaagagaaaccagctgaagcagaagaagctaaaccagaagaaaagaaagaagaggcTAGTGAAGAAGATAACAAGAATGAAAGTAAAGAAGTAGATAACGGAGTTGATGATGAGGAAGGGATCATGAAGAGGATGATGTACCATAACTATTACCAACCATACTATATGGTTGAACGAATGCCACCACCGCCTCAACTATTCAGTGATGAAAATCCAAATGCATGTTGCATTTCATAAAAATTCATCACGTTCACATTATCAAATATGAAACTAGTTATTATTTATGATATATCGTTCAGTCTTTTTATGTATGTACGATATATTACTACATATTAAAATTGTTTGGacacttgttgattaatgaaTTTGATGTTTAGTACATTGTTTTTATAGTCTATAAATTGAGGATGGTTATTATATGTGTAAATCAAATGCATGGCATAATATAAAGAGGAGAAAAACAAAAAGTAAAGAGAGAAAAGAGGCTACTTGAGTATTATTGAACAAATAGACATATTCATGGAAGGAAATCAGGTGGGTGGGTCTGAGTTGCACATGGTGATGGGGTCCATAGAATGAAGTCTGATtcatctgattctgatgtaggcTAATAACAAGTCATGGTGACACACCAAATT
Encoded proteins:
- the LOC131661224 gene encoding heavy metal-associated isoprenylated plant protein 9-like — translated: MGEEVKQEPPKEESKPEETPVEEKKEEQPEEEKEPKPPPPCVLFVDLHCMGCAKKIEKYIMKMRGVEGVVIDMAKNEVLIKGIVEPQAICNIITKKTKRMSKVISPLPEAEGEPIPEVVTSQVSEPVTVELNIKMHCEACAEQLKGKILKMRGVQKVETDLSTGKVTVTGTMDPNNLVDYVYRRTKKQAKIVPQPEPEPEPEKKEEEKPAEAEEAKPEEKKEEASEEDNKNESKEVDNGVDDEEGIMKRMMYHNYYQPYYMVERMPPPPQLFSDENPNACCIS